Proteins encoded together in one Streptomyces sp. B1I3 window:
- a CDS encoding pseudouridine-5'-phosphate glycosidase: MPTNPSAPAPRDTGRHSPVLAAEVRDALDRHRPVVALESTIISHGLPRPRNLAVARELEELVRAAGAVPATIAVLDGRAHVGLTAAQLERVAEDPAMRKLGHRDLAPALALGASGATTVSATAFLAARAGLEVFATGGLGGVHREWTDTQDESADLRLLARTGITVVCAGVKSILDVPATLQRLETLGVGVLGYGTAEFPGFYLSSSGEPVDWTAGTPREVVEVMRARAALGGPPAALIVANPVPEAEQLDPVVHDRVLAQALDACREHGVVGQAVTPFLLAYLTRETGGASLEANLAAVRGNVRLAGLIASAAAR; the protein is encoded by the coding sequence ATGCCCACCAACCCCTCGGCACCTGCCCCTCGGGACACCGGCCGCCACTCCCCCGTCCTCGCCGCCGAGGTCCGGGACGCCCTGGACCGGCACCGGCCCGTCGTCGCCCTGGAGTCGACGATCATCTCGCACGGCCTGCCCCGCCCCCGCAACCTGGCGGTCGCGCGGGAGCTCGAAGAGCTCGTACGCGCGGCGGGAGCCGTGCCCGCCACGATCGCCGTACTGGACGGCCGGGCGCACGTGGGCCTGACGGCCGCGCAGTTGGAGCGGGTCGCCGAGGACCCGGCGATGCGGAAGCTGGGTCACCGCGACCTCGCACCGGCGCTGGCGCTGGGCGCGAGCGGGGCGACGACCGTCTCCGCGACGGCGTTCCTGGCCGCGCGGGCGGGCCTGGAGGTCTTCGCGACGGGCGGCCTCGGCGGCGTACACCGGGAGTGGACGGACACCCAGGACGAATCCGCGGATCTCCGCCTGCTCGCCCGGACCGGCATCACGGTGGTGTGCGCCGGCGTGAAGTCGATCCTGGACGTGCCTGCCACGCTGCAGCGCCTGGAGACCCTCGGCGTCGGCGTGCTCGGTTACGGCACGGCGGAGTTCCCCGGCTTCTACCTGAGCAGCTCGGGCGAACCCGTGGACTGGACGGCCGGTACGCCGCGGGAGGTGGTGGAGGTGATGCGGGCCCGGGCGGCGCTGGGCGGCCCGCCTGCGGCACTGATCGTCGCCAACCCCGTACCGGAGGCGGAGCAGTTGGACCCGGTCGTGCACGACCGGGTGCTCGCCCAGGCCCTGGACGCCTGCCGGGAGCACGGGGTCGTGGGGCAGGCCGTCACGCCGTTCCTCCTGGCGTACCTGACGCGGGAGACCGGCGGGGCGTCACTGGAGGCCAACCTCGCGGCCGTACGCGGCAACGTGCGGCTCGCCGGCCTCATCGCCTCGGCGGCCGCCCGGTGA
- the uvrB gene encoding excinuclease ABC subunit UvrB, producing the protein MRPVSKIERSVAPFEVVSPYQPSGDQPAAIAELERRVRAGEKDVVLLGATGTGKSATTAWMIEKLQRPTLVMAPNKTLAAQLANEFRELLPNNAVEYFVSYYDYYQPEAYVPQSDTYIEKDSSINEEVERLRHSATNSLLTRRDVIVVASVSCIYGLGTPQEYVDRMVQLKVGDEIDRDQLLRRFVEMQYTRNDLAFTRGTFRVRGDTVEIFPVYEELAVRIEMFGDEIEALSTLHPLTGEIISEDSSLHVFPASHYVAGPERMERAVGRIERELEQRLAELEKQGKMLEAQRLRMRTTYDIEMLRQIGTCSGVENYSMHFDDRDPGTAPHTLLDYFPEDFLLVLDESHVTVPQIGAMYEGDASRKRTLVDHGFRLPSALDNRPLKWEEFLGRIGQTVYLSATPGKYELSRGDGYVEQIIRPTGLVDPEVVVKPTEGQIDDLVHEIRKRTEKDERVLVTTLTKKMSEDLTDYFLELGIQVRYLHSDVDTLRRIELLRELRSGEYDVLVGINLLREGLDLPEVSLVAILDADKQGFLRSGTSLIQTIGRAARNVSGQVHMYADKITPAMAQAIDETNRRREKQIAYNTERGVDPQPLRKKINDIVASIAREEVDTEQLLGTGYRQSKGAKAPVPALGGKATVPGGKSRADGAVVTDRPATELAGIIEEMTDRMRAAAADLQFEVAARLRDEVGELKKELRQMREAGLA; encoded by the coding sequence ATGCGGCCCGTTTCGAAGATCGAACGTTCGGTGGCGCCTTTCGAGGTCGTCAGTCCCTACCAGCCCAGCGGTGACCAGCCCGCGGCCATCGCCGAGCTGGAGCGGCGCGTCCGCGCCGGCGAGAAGGACGTCGTGCTGCTCGGCGCGACCGGCACGGGCAAGTCGGCGACGACGGCCTGGATGATCGAGAAGCTGCAGCGCCCCACGCTGGTGATGGCGCCGAACAAGACGCTCGCCGCCCAGCTGGCCAACGAGTTCCGCGAGCTCCTGCCGAACAACGCCGTCGAGTACTTCGTCTCGTACTACGACTACTACCAGCCCGAGGCGTACGTCCCGCAGTCGGACACCTACATCGAGAAGGACTCCTCGATCAACGAGGAGGTCGAGCGGCTGCGGCACTCCGCCACGAACTCGCTGCTCACCCGGCGGGACGTCATCGTGGTGGCCTCCGTCTCCTGCATCTACGGCCTCGGCACCCCGCAGGAGTACGTGGACCGGATGGTCCAGCTCAAGGTGGGCGACGAGATCGACCGCGACCAGCTGCTGCGCCGCTTCGTCGAGATGCAGTACACCCGCAACGACCTGGCGTTCACCCGGGGCACCTTCCGGGTCCGCGGCGACACCGTCGAGATCTTCCCGGTCTACGAGGAGCTCGCCGTCCGCATCGAGATGTTCGGTGACGAGATCGAGGCCCTCTCCACGCTCCACCCGCTCACCGGCGAGATCATCAGCGAGGACTCCTCGCTCCACGTCTTCCCCGCCAGCCACTACGTCGCGGGACCCGAGCGCATGGAGAGGGCGGTCGGCCGCATCGAGCGGGAGCTGGAGCAGCGCCTCGCCGAGCTGGAGAAGCAAGGCAAGATGCTGGAGGCCCAGCGACTGCGCATGCGCACGACGTACGACATCGAGATGCTCCGCCAGATCGGGACCTGCTCCGGTGTCGAGAACTACTCGATGCACTTCGACGACCGCGACCCCGGCACGGCCCCCCACACCCTCCTCGACTACTTCCCCGAGGACTTCCTCCTCGTCCTGGACGAGTCGCACGTCACGGTGCCGCAGATCGGCGCGATGTACGAGGGCGACGCCTCCCGTAAGCGGACCCTCGTCGACCACGGCTTCCGGCTGCCCTCCGCCCTGGACAACCGCCCGCTGAAGTGGGAGGAGTTCCTGGGCCGGATCGGGCAGACCGTCTACCTCTCCGCCACACCCGGGAAGTACGAGCTGTCCCGCGGCGACGGTTACGTCGAGCAGATCATCCGGCCCACCGGGCTCGTCGACCCCGAGGTCGTCGTCAAGCCCACCGAGGGCCAGATCGACGACCTGGTCCACGAGATCCGCAAGCGGACCGAGAAGGACGAGCGCGTCCTGGTGACCACACTCACCAAGAAGATGTCCGAGGACCTCACGGACTACTTCCTCGAGCTCGGCATCCAGGTCCGCTACCTCCACAGCGACGTCGACACCCTGCGCCGCATCGAGCTGCTGCGCGAACTGCGCTCCGGTGAGTACGACGTCCTGGTCGGCATCAACCTCCTGCGCGAGGGCCTGGACCTGCCCGAGGTGTCGCTGGTCGCCATCCTCGACGCGGACAAGCAGGGTTTCCTGCGCTCGGGCACCTCGCTGATCCAGACCATCGGACGCGCCGCCCGTAACGTCTCGGGCCAGGTCCACATGTACGCCGACAAGATCACCCCGGCCATGGCGCAGGCCATCGACGAGACCAACCGCCGCCGCGAGAAGCAGATCGCCTACAACACCGAGCGCGGGGTGGACCCCCAGCCCCTGCGTAAGAAGATCAACGACATCGTGGCGTCCATCGCCCGCGAGGAGGTGGACACCGAGCAACTGCTCGGAACCGGCTACCGCCAGTCGAAGGGCGCCAAGGCGCCGGTGCCCGCGCTCGGCGGGAAGGCCACGGTGCCCGGCGGGAAGTCCAGGGCGGACGGCGCGGTCGTCACCGACCGGCCCGCCACGGAGCTCGCCGGGATCATCGAGGAGATGACGGACCGGATGCGGGCGGCCGCCGCCGACCTGCAGTTCGAGGTGGCGGCCCGGCTGCGCGACGAGGTGGGCGAGCTGAAGAAGGAGCTGCGACAGATGCGGGAGGCGGGGCTGGCCTGA
- a CDS encoding uridine kinase has product MRFEPITWERLARSLAEHADGLRPADGGPWLKVGVDGAPAARPGDQAARVAEALRARGRAVLTISTGGFLRPASLRFEYGREDPDSYADSWFDTGALWREVFRPLEPGGSGRVLPDLWDPVTDRATRSPYRTLPEGGVLILHGPLLLGHWFPFDLSVHIGLSPGALRRRTEEGEQWTLPAFARYEDEVAPADRADVTVRADDPNHPAWTGPGT; this is encoded by the coding sequence GTGCGATTCGAACCGATCACCTGGGAACGGCTGGCCCGATCCCTGGCCGAGCACGCCGACGGCCTCCGGCCGGCCGACGGCGGCCCCTGGCTGAAGGTCGGCGTCGACGGCGCTCCGGCCGCCCGGCCCGGGGACCAGGCCGCCCGCGTCGCCGAGGCGCTGCGGGCGCGGGGCCGCGCCGTGCTCACCATCTCCACCGGCGGCTTCCTGCGCCCGGCGAGTCTGCGCTTCGAGTACGGCAGGGAGGACCCCGACTCCTACGCCGACAGCTGGTTCGACACCGGAGCCCTGTGGCGCGAGGTGTTCCGCCCGCTGGAGCCGGGCGGCAGCGGCCGGGTCCTGCCCGACCTCTGGGACCCTGTGACGGACCGGGCGACCCGGAGCCCGTACCGGACGCTGCCGGAGGGCGGGGTGCTGATCCTGCACGGCCCGTTGCTCCTCGGGCACTGGTTCCCCTTCGACCTCAGCGTCCATATCGGCCTCTCTCCGGGTGCGCTGCGACGGCGTACGGAGGAGGGCGAGCAGTGGACGCTGCCGGCCTTCGCACGGTACGAGGACGAGGTGGCGCCGGCCGACCGCGCGGATGTGACCGTACGCGCCGACGATCCGAACCACCCGGCGTGGACCGGGCCGGGAACCTGA
- a CDS encoding pyridoxal phosphate-dependent aminotransferase: MEFRQSSKLNEVCYEIRGPVIEQADALEEAGHSVLRLNTGNPALFGFEAPEEIVQDMIRMLPKAHGYTDSRGILSARRAVAQRYQAMGLADVDVDDIYLGNGVSELISMAVQALLEDGDEVLIPSPDYPLWTAVTTLAGGKAVHYTCDEAADWNPDLADMASKITDRTRAMVIINPNNPTGAVYPREILEGMLDLARRHGLMVFADEIYDQILYDDAEHHSVAVLAPDLLCLTFSGLSKTYRVAGFRSGWMVVSGPQQHARNYLEGLTTLASMRLCPNAPAQYAIQAALGGRQSIRELVAPGGRLHEQRNRAWERLNEIPGVSCVKPKGALYAFPRIDPKVHPIVDDERFVLDLLLREKIQVVQGTGFNWPRPDHFRILTLPQADDLDAAISRIGRFLSGYRQ; this comes from the coding sequence ATGGAATTCCGGCAGTCCAGCAAGCTCAACGAGGTCTGTTACGAGATCCGGGGGCCGGTCATCGAACAGGCCGACGCCCTGGAGGAGGCGGGCCACAGCGTGCTCCGCCTCAACACGGGCAATCCGGCGCTCTTCGGTTTCGAGGCCCCGGAGGAGATCGTCCAGGACATGATCCGGATGCTCCCCAAGGCACACGGCTACACCGACTCGCGCGGCATCCTCTCCGCGCGCCGCGCCGTGGCGCAGCGCTACCAGGCGATGGGTCTGGCCGATGTCGACGTCGACGACATCTATCTCGGCAACGGTGTCTCCGAGCTGATCTCCATGGCCGTCCAGGCGCTGCTGGAGGACGGCGACGAGGTCTTGATCCCGAGCCCCGACTACCCGCTGTGGACCGCCGTCACCACACTCGCCGGCGGCAAGGCCGTGCACTACACCTGCGACGAGGCCGCCGACTGGAACCCGGACCTCGCCGACATGGCCTCCAAGATCACCGACCGCACCAGGGCCATGGTGATCATCAACCCCAACAACCCGACGGGCGCCGTCTACCCGCGCGAGATCCTCGAGGGCATGCTCGACCTGGCGCGCAGGCACGGCCTGATGGTGTTCGCCGACGAGATCTACGACCAGATCCTCTACGACGACGCCGAGCACCACAGCGTGGCGGTCCTCGCCCCGGACCTGCTCTGCCTCACCTTCAGCGGGCTGTCCAAGACGTACCGGGTCGCGGGGTTCCGCTCGGGCTGGATGGTGGTGTCGGGCCCTCAGCAGCACGCCCGCAACTACCTGGAGGGGCTCACCACGCTCGCCTCCATGCGGCTGTGCCCCAACGCCCCGGCGCAGTACGCGATCCAGGCGGCCCTCGGCGGCCGGCAGTCGATCCGGGAACTGGTCGCTCCTGGCGGCAGGCTCCACGAGCAGCGCAACCGGGCCTGGGAGCGGTTGAACGAGATCCCCGGGGTGTCGTGCGTCAAGCCGAAGGGCGCGCTGTACGCCTTCCCGCGCATCGACCCGAAGGTGCACCCGATCGTCGACGACGAGCGGTTCGTCCTCGACCTGCTGTTGCGCGAGAAGATCCAGGTGGTGCAGGGCACCGGCTTCAACTGGCCGCGCCCGGACCACTTCCGCATCCTCACCCTGCCCCAGGCCGACGACCTGGACGCGGCGATCAGCCGCATCGGGCGCTTCCTCAGCGGGTACCGCCAGTGA
- a CDS encoding nuclear transport factor 2 family protein, giving the protein MDLDVARRFAARWQDDWNSHDLDRILAHHHDDVSFSSPMITRLTGDPAGTVHGKAALRAYWAAGLEKIPDLRFEVIDVRAGVDSLVIDHRNQIGGRLSEVLTFRDGLVVTGFGAYGETAAD; this is encoded by the coding sequence ATGGATCTTGATGTGGCCCGCCGGTTCGCAGCGCGGTGGCAGGACGACTGGAACTCCCACGATCTGGACCGCATCCTCGCGCATCACCACGACGACGTGAGCTTCAGTTCGCCCATGATCACCCGGCTGACGGGCGATCCGGCAGGCACCGTGCACGGCAAGGCCGCCCTGCGCGCGTACTGGGCGGCCGGGCTGGAGAAGATCCCGGACCTGAGGTTCGAAGTGATCGACGTGCGGGCGGGTGTGGACTCCCTGGTGATCGACCACCGCAACCAGATCGGCGGCCGGTTGAGCGAGGTACTGACCTTCCGCGACGGCCTGGTCGTCACCGGTTTCGGCGCGTACGGCGAGACAGCCGCCGACTGA
- a CDS encoding methylated-DNA--[protein]-cysteine S-methyltransferase, whose protein sequence is MDDEEQGVEWSVVESGIGPLLLAATARGLVSVVFHARPAVREQALGRLRTRLGTEPVRAPGSGRLAEPVRQLTAYFAGGLREFSLALDWSLSSGFNREVLRELAAGVPYGTVVGYGDLADRVGQPGAAQAVGAAMGSNPLPVVVPCHRVVESGGGLGGFGGGLETKRQLLALEGILPQPLF, encoded by the coding sequence ATGGACGACGAGGAGCAGGGCGTGGAGTGGTCCGTCGTGGAGAGCGGCATCGGGCCGCTCCTGCTCGCCGCGACCGCCAGGGGCCTGGTGAGCGTGGTCTTCCACGCGCGTCCCGCCGTCCGGGAGCAGGCGCTCGGCCGGCTGCGGACGCGGCTGGGCACGGAGCCTGTTCGCGCGCCCGGCTCCGGCCGGCTCGCCGAGCCGGTGCGCCAGCTCACGGCCTACTTCGCGGGCGGGCTGCGGGAGTTCTCGCTGGCCCTGGACTGGTCGCTGTCCTCCGGCTTCAACCGCGAGGTGCTCCGGGAGCTGGCGGCCGGCGTGCCGTACGGGACGGTCGTCGGTTACGGGGACCTGGCAGACCGGGTGGGGCAGCCGGGGGCCGCCCAGGCCGTGGGAGCCGCCATGGGCTCCAACCCCCTCCCCGTCGTGGTGCCGTGCCACCGGGTGGTGGAGAGCGGCGGAGGGCTGGGCGGGTTCGGCGGGGGACTGGAGACCAAACGGCAGCTGCTGGCGCTCGAGGGGATACTTCCCCAGCCCTTGTTCTAG
- a CDS encoding carbohydrate kinase family protein, with translation MTGGALLVVGEVVTDVVVRHSRTPAHGTDTPASIRTLPGGAGANVACWAARSGCRDVRLLARAGAGSADWHADALRRAGVRPLLAVDEEVPTGTVVALVDPSAQRTFLTDAGAVLRLAPGDWSTPLLDGVARLHVSGYLLFAPTSRATALLAIREARRRGVPVSVDPASAGFLSELGAASFLDLVEGVDLLLPNADEARELTGLPDPADAAAKLSRHAGRVAVTLGDLGVLLAAGGAVTARVPAADVRDPVDSTGAGDAFTGGFLAALIAGADEAAAATEGCRAGAEAVSLVGGRPGPRP, from the coding sequence GTGACCGGGGGCGCCCTGCTCGTCGTCGGGGAGGTGGTCACCGATGTCGTCGTACGCCACAGCCGGACGCCGGCCCACGGCACGGACACGCCGGCGAGCATCCGTACGCTGCCGGGCGGAGCGGGCGCCAACGTCGCGTGCTGGGCGGCGCGTTCGGGCTGCCGTGACGTACGGCTGCTCGCACGGGCCGGGGCCGGGTCCGCGGACTGGCACGCGGACGCGCTGCGGCGGGCGGGCGTACGTCCGCTGCTGGCCGTGGACGAGGAGGTGCCGACCGGAACCGTGGTGGCCCTGGTCGACCCCTCGGCCCAGCGCACCTTCCTCACCGATGCCGGGGCCGTCCTGCGGCTGGCCCCCGGCGACTGGTCGACGCCACTGCTCGACGGTGTCGCCCGGCTCCATGTGTCCGGCTACCTCCTCTTCGCGCCGACGAGCCGGGCGACGGCTCTCCTCGCCATCCGGGAAGCCCGTCGGCGCGGTGTCCCGGTGAGCGTGGACCCTGCCTCGGCGGGCTTCCTCTCGGAGCTGGGGGCAGCCTCCTTCCTCGACCTGGTCGAGGGCGTGGACCTGCTCCTGCCCAACGCGGACGAGGCCCGGGAGCTGACCGGGCTGCCGGACCCGGCCGACGCCGCGGCCAAGCTGAGCCGGCACGCCGGCCGGGTCGCCGTGACCCTCGGGGACCTGGGCGTCCTGCTCGCGGCCGGGGGCGCGGTGACCGCACGCGTCCCGGCGGCGGACGTCCGGGACCCGGTGGACTCGACGGGCGCGGGGGACGCCTTCACCGGCGGATTCCTCGCGGCCCTGATCGCGGGGGCGGACGAGGCGGCGGCCGCCACGGAGGGCTGCCGGGCAGGGGCCGAGGCGGTCTCCCTGGTCGGCGGCCGCCCGGGGCCCCGCCCCTGA
- a CDS encoding helix-turn-helix domain-containing protein has protein sequence MPRQQQPAARPARRRSYDQFCAAARALDSVGDRWTLLIVRELLAGPRRYTDLHADLPGVSTDVLASRLRDMEQGGLAVRRRLPPPASAAVYELTEHGRGLLPVLTALAGWGAPALTERRPTDAVRAHWFALPLLRALDGLTHAGVVEVRLDEGEFHFRTGVDAAAGDAYGYGPAAHPDACVVLDAELCLALGRGDLTLAQAVGEGRAQVLGEGPLAAELRGGRPAGP, from the coding sequence ATGCCACGTCAGCAGCAGCCAGCAGCACGCCCCGCCCGCCGCCGCAGTTACGACCAGTTCTGCGCCGCCGCCCGGGCCCTCGACTCCGTCGGTGACCGGTGGACACTGCTGATCGTGCGTGAACTGCTGGCCGGGCCGCGCCGCTACACCGACCTGCACGCCGATCTGCCCGGAGTCAGCACGGACGTACTGGCCTCCCGGCTCAGGGACATGGAGCAGGGCGGCCTGGCCGTGCGCCGCCGGCTGCCGCCACCGGCCTCCGCCGCCGTGTACGAACTGACCGAGCACGGCCGAGGCCTGCTGCCGGTCCTCACCGCGCTCGCCGGGTGGGGCGCTCCCGCCCTGACCGAACGCCGCCCCACGGACGCCGTGCGGGCCCACTGGTTCGCCCTGCCCCTGCTGCGCGCGCTGGACGGCCTCACGCACGCCGGAGTCGTCGAAGTGCGGCTGGACGAAGGGGAGTTCCACTTCCGCACGGGCGTGGACGCGGCAGCGGGCGACGCCTACGGGTACGGCCCAGCGGCGCATCCGGACGCCTGCGTCGTACTGGACGCGGAGCTCTGCCTGGCGCTGGGCCGCGGTGACCTGACCCTCGCCCAGGCGGTCGGGGAGGGCAGGGCCCAGGTGCTGGGCGAAGGCCCGCTCGCCGCCGAACTGCGCGGTGGCCGGCCGGCAGGCCCCTGA
- a CDS encoding MHYT domain-containing protein: MQGTVDGFGYGLTTPVVAFVMACLGAALGLRCTTRSLRAGRSRRAGWLALGATSIGSGIWTMHFVAMLGFTVEEASVTYDRPLTFASLAVAILMVGIGIFLVGYRGATPMALVTGGTITGLGVASMHYLGMAGMRFDGQFAYDTPTVSLSVVIAVVASTAALWAAVSIHGFLPSLGASVVMGVAVSGMHYTGMAALQVHLHPGAATGTAGDTPTSLLIPMMIGPGCFLLLAGVIVMFDPLVVTGGPDGPGRPSGRGLPSGGQALAIPVQRRRTSYATTARREDRQPRNH; this comes from the coding sequence ATGCAGGGCACAGTTGACGGATTCGGCTACGGCCTCACGACTCCGGTCGTGGCCTTTGTCATGGCATGCCTCGGAGCGGCTCTGGGGCTGCGCTGCACCACACGGTCCCTGCGGGCGGGCCGCTCCCGCAGAGCGGGCTGGCTGGCCCTGGGCGCGACCTCCATCGGTTCCGGCATCTGGACGATGCACTTCGTCGCGATGCTGGGCTTCACCGTCGAGGAGGCGTCGGTGACCTACGACAGGCCGCTCACCTTCGCCAGTCTCGCCGTGGCGATCCTCATGGTCGGCATCGGCATCTTCCTCGTCGGTTACCGGGGCGCCACCCCCATGGCACTGGTCACCGGCGGGACGATCACCGGCCTCGGCGTCGCGTCGATGCACTACCTGGGCATGGCCGGGATGCGGTTCGACGGGCAGTTCGCCTACGACACGCCGACCGTCTCGCTCTCCGTCGTCATCGCCGTGGTGGCGTCCACCGCCGCACTGTGGGCGGCGGTCTCCATCCACGGCTTCCTGCCCAGCCTGGGTGCCAGCGTGGTCATGGGTGTCGCGGTGAGCGGTATGCACTACACGGGAATGGCCGCCCTCCAGGTGCATCTGCACCCCGGCGCGGCGACGGGAACGGCCGGTGACACCCCCACCTCGCTGCTCATCCCGATGATGATCGGCCCAGGCTGCTTCCTGCTGCTCGCCGGGGTGATCGTGATGTTCGACCCCCTGGTCGTGACGGGCGGCCCCGACGGCCCCGGCCGTCCGTCCGGGCGCGGTCTGCCGTCCGGCGGACAGGCCCTCGCCATCCCCGTCCAGCGGCGGCGCACGTCCTACGCGACCACCGCCCGCCGGGAGGACCGGCAACCACGGAACCACTGA
- a CDS encoding glycerophosphodiester phosphodiesterase family protein: MSVRTATVSAAVAALLGGCVLLPAPRTHASDDRSAPVVLAHRGASAYAPENTLAAVDAAGDLGIAWVENDVQLTRDGVLVVVHDTGLERTTDAEEVYPDRAPWAVKDFTAAEIARLDAGSWFGARYAGARVPTLTQYLRRVERNRQKLLLEIKSPEIHPGIEKEILRILRKEGWLDREHVTHRLVVQSFGAESVKTVHAQRPDVVTGFLGTPAVADLPSYAAFTDQINPSYETIGADYVASVQKLKGAHGKPLRVNTWTVDDAAEAVEVAGFGVDGIITDKPDVVRDATR; this comes from the coding sequence GTGTCCGTACGCACAGCAACCGTCTCCGCCGCCGTCGCCGCCCTGCTCGGCGGCTGCGTCCTGCTGCCCGCCCCCCGGACGCATGCCTCGGACGACCGCTCCGCCCCGGTGGTCCTCGCCCACCGCGGCGCCTCGGCCTACGCCCCGGAGAACACCCTGGCGGCCGTCGACGCGGCCGGCGACCTGGGCATCGCCTGGGTGGAGAACGACGTGCAGCTCACCAGGGACGGTGTGCTGGTCGTGGTGCACGACACCGGCCTGGAGCGCACAACGGACGCGGAGGAGGTCTACCCCGACCGCGCCCCCTGGGCGGTCAAGGACTTCACCGCGGCCGAGATCGCGCGACTCGACGCGGGCAGCTGGTTCGGCGCCCGGTACGCGGGCGCCCGGGTGCCGACGCTGACCCAGTACCTGCGCCGCGTCGAACGCAACCGCCAGAAGTTGCTCCTGGAGATCAAGAGCCCCGAGATCCATCCGGGGATCGAGAAGGAGATCCTGCGGATCCTGCGCAAGGAGGGCTGGCTGGACCGCGAGCACGTCACACACCGGCTGGTCGTCCAGAGCTTCGGTGCAGAGAGTGTGAAAACCGTCCACGCGCAGCGTCCCGACGTCGTCACGGGCTTCCTCGGCACCCCGGCGGTGGCCGATCTGCCCTCGTACGCGGCGTTCACCGACCAGATCAATCCGTCGTACGAGACGATCGGCGCCGATTACGTCGCCTCGGTCCAGAAGCTGAAGGGCGCCCACGGGAAGCCGCTCCGGGTGAACACCTGGACGGTCGACGACGCGGCCGAGGCGGTGGAGGTGGCGGGCTTCGGTGTCGACGGCATCATCACCGACAAGCCCGACGTCGTCCGGGACGCCACCCGCTGA
- a CDS encoding MFS transporter — MTTALPATPVTAADLPALQRRTSAVLILSQILGGLGVPVGIALAPVLATEVSGSEALSGLAPTASVAGTALLSLPLAALMASRGRRPGLVLAYLVGAAGALLVVTATMVGSFPLLLLGMAGFGAGSSANLQARFAAADLAAPDRRGRAISTVIWATTIGSVLGPNIAAPAGRVFRDTSVPETAGPFAWAAAIFLLTGLLVAVLLRPDPLLTARALAPQETGPEHRSLRAGIAAVRASPMARLALVTVAVSHTTMVSIMVMTPVHLGHHGAGLQLVGLVISGHIAGMYAFSPVMGRLTDRVGRPAVIGLAAGLLCCAALLAGTSGGGHGRTAAGLFVLGLGWSAGLVAGSALLTDSVPQAARAAVQGLSDLTMNTAAGVGGAVAGVVVSRFGYGWLNAAAACLLLPMASLALRRAADRPAAVAGKGLPGRRD; from the coding sequence GTGACGACCGCCCTCCCCGCCACCCCTGTCACGGCCGCCGACCTGCCCGCGCTGCAGCGCAGGACCTCCGCCGTCCTCATCCTCAGCCAGATACTCGGCGGGCTCGGCGTGCCCGTCGGGATCGCCCTGGCCCCGGTCCTGGCGACGGAGGTGAGCGGCTCCGAGGCCCTGTCCGGGCTCGCGCCGACCGCGTCGGTCGCGGGGACGGCACTGTTGTCGCTGCCGCTCGCCGCGCTGATGGCCTCGCGGGGCCGGCGCCCCGGGCTCGTCCTCGCCTATCTCGTCGGGGCTGCCGGCGCACTGCTGGTGGTGACCGCCACCATGGTGGGCAGCTTCCCGCTGCTGCTCCTCGGCATGGCGGGTTTCGGCGCCGGCTCATCGGCCAACCTCCAGGCCAGGTTCGCCGCGGCCGACCTGGCCGCGCCGGACCGCCGGGGCCGGGCGATCTCGACCGTCATCTGGGCGACCACGATCGGTTCGGTACTCGGCCCCAACATCGCGGCGCCCGCGGGCCGGGTCTTCCGGGACACGTCGGTGCCCGAGACGGCCGGCCCGTTCGCCTGGGCGGCGGCGATCTTCCTGCTCACCGGCCTCCTGGTCGCCGTGCTGCTGCGTCCCGACCCGCTGCTCACCGCCCGGGCCCTGGCCCCGCAGGAGACCGGCCCGGAGCACCGCTCGCTGCGGGCCGGCATCGCGGCGGTGCGGGCCTCGCCGATGGCCAGGCTGGCGCTGGTGACCGTCGCCGTGTCCCACACCACCATGGTCTCGATCATGGTCATGACTCCCGTGCACCTGGGGCACCACGGCGCGGGCCTCCAGCTCGTCGGCCTGGTCATCAGCGGTCACATCGCCGGCATGTACGCCTTCTCCCCCGTGATGGGCCGGCTCACCGACCGGGTCGGGCGGCCGGCCGTCATCGGCCTCGCCGCCGGCCTGCTGTGCTGCGCCGCGCTGCTGGCCGGCACGTCCGGCGGCGGGCACGGCCGGACCGCCGCGGGCCTGTTCGTCCTCGGCCTCGGCTGGTCGGCCGGTCTGGTCGCCGGTTCGGCCCTGCTCACCGACTCCGTCCCACAGGCCGCCCGCGCCGCCGTCCAGGGTCTCTCCGACCTGACGATGAACACGGCGGCGGGCGTCGGAGGCGCGGTCGCCGGAGTGGTCGTTTCCCGGTTCGGTTACGGCTGGCTGAACGCGGCCGCCGCCTGCCTGCTGCTCCCGATGGCGTCCCTCGCCCTGCGGCGGGCGGCCGACCGGCCGGCCGCGGTGGCCGGGAAGGGTCTGCCCGGCCGGCGCGATTAG